One segment of Carya illinoinensis cultivar Pawnee chromosome 1, C.illinoinensisPawnee_v1, whole genome shotgun sequence DNA contains the following:
- the LOC122317666 gene encoding uncharacterized protein LOC122317666, whose translation MAEDITARWKSLKLTEEEQQEIVLSEEAVLSSNAKGELCLLAKIFNDRTANREAFRTTMSKIWNTEGWLTFKDLETNVYLIEFQLVSDKEKVLLGRPWSFDRHLVCMKEFEGLLSLSEVRFDSEPFWIQVHNLPFAGMSKEMGILVGSVIGRVLEVETNTEGYGWGGYLRIKAEVNVTKALVRGRFLKSGSKQSWLSFKYERLPMFCFKCGRFVHEQGSCQERGADNHTFDQYGQWLRATHLHSKFQHNRRYGGLKEKEPSGSTWSGSQEEGDDYSGFCGVSTSKPGSEPPNLVESTEALEVNLGHTEGNLPKEDQGTSVTDNPAHDKGHKTFPTHERPASWQERLSQDPTTLHPQVLFPHSLASSYDVVMLATEAPGPTSIRKENGGVPFTETCFENLENSSNSPVKGKTWKRKARALPTPLSDVTNIIQQPSSYNNSKRSLRQRFSTRADGKCKKQKTQAPFESVQELHLLVKAKQPHLVFLTETKCNNVRLDRIKLALGYENCFSVNSKGKSGELALLWKDSVKVEVINYTTWHISALITSPIDNTQWQLTGFYGHPNSAKRPESWHLLRGLKPTGNLPWLCLGDFNEITHQSEKVGAANRPYRQMVQFRNSLSFCKLYDLGFHGDKFTWSNNREGDQFTKERLDRACGNNFWIKLFANHTVSHLDCTQSDHKALLVQTADLNSMGKKGRVFRFESAWTKEMECEEIIKKVWRLSSGPSILHRTLQDLNQCQGKLKIWSRNKQRDQRKALKNKTELLKILQERNQGELSEEIKKVNQSINCIMDAENLKRQQRAKQAWLKNGDRNTKFFHQCSSQRKRTNSILRIQTKSGLSTQDPQTICQTLLEFFTDLFTSSHPSGIDNCLSPLQKIITDDMFTFLSAVFTEIEVKEAVFSMNPLGSPGPDGFPALFFQKYWDTVGSNVTKASLEVLNGGKWNNTLNETLIALIPKKHNPSLVTDFRPISLCNVLYKIIAKTLANRLKKILPAIISPTQAAFVPGRLITDNIIVAFEALHTMKARLKGSEGYMALKLDMSKAYDRIEWAFLRSVMLKMGFPVKWIELVMKCVSAVSYSLIVNGEPQPLFWPTRGLRQGDPISPYLFILCSEALSCLLNHAEKTHLITGLPIRKNHLHINHLFFADDSLLFCKANSIEWSQLHSLLASYERASGQRLNKDKTSIFFSSNTREQTKEIVTSIAGIRGTSSYEKYLGLPALVGRGRYQSFKGILDRVQTKLNSWKTKLLSQAGKETLIKAVIQAIPTYSMGIFKLPRQLLIELNKQVRGFWWGQQEKEHKIHWVSWKQMIKSKRSGGFGMRDFEFFNRALLAKQGWRIISSPSSLAARVFKEKYFKCSTFLDVKKGSNSSFLWQSFISARSLLKEGLVWRVGDGQSIELWNDKWFPQPTSYKPQSSIRFLPADTKVAMLIDKTTNQWNYQLVEAVLDSTDAECVKRIPLSPYPTPDKLLWRGTSTGVFTVKSAYFLLLELEKQKQGQSSVAVEEDTVWSSIWQLGVPMATKNFLWRACLEAIPTRARLLHKSVVDEDSCPICRIHPETALHALWECPSAQDVWSQCNRRIQKASFPCHLFKSLLEACLKTFDEEELVEFGLTAWKIWKRRNEVVFSNTLSHPSSINQSVKLLITDLDQAHQPARQCSPPSSVLLAWEAPPQEKLKTNWDAGLDKASCKVGVGAVVRNWEGKVLATMRMNHSLYPDPFLAEAYAAHQAALFLKSMGWRDVIMEGDSLQVVNYLNSKEAADSYAGVLIKATRVTLDSFAVWTANHVKRTCNSVAHALCQDALSISDSITTVDVIPFCIRHLLL comes from the exons ATGGCAGAAGACATCACCGCTAGGTGGAAATCTCTGAAGTTAACTGAGgaagaacaacaagaaataGTTCTTTCGGAAGAAGCAGTTCTGTCATCCAACGCAAAAGGTGAGCTTTGTCTCTTAGCAAAGATTTTCAACGATCGAACAGCAAACAGGGAAGCCTTCAGAACGACTATGTCCAAGATATGGAACACAGAGGGGTGGCTCACGTTTAAAGACTTGGAAACAAACGTATACCTGATAGAATTCCAGCTCGTTTCAGATAAGGAAAAAGTTTTACTGGGCCGTCCATGGTCTTTCGATCGTCACTTGGTTTGCATGAAAGAATTTGAAGGGCTTCTGTCCCTATCAGAAGTCCGCTTTGATTCGGAACCCTTCTGGATCCAAGTTCATAACCTCCCATTCGCAGGGATGAGTAAAGAAATGGGAATATTGGTGGGCTCCGTCATTGGGAGAGTCCTCGAGGTGGAAACGAACACAGAAGGATACGGTTGGGGGGGCTACTTGAGAATTAAGGCTGAAGTCAATGTAACCAAGGCTCTGGTTAGGGGTCGTTTTCTCAAGTCTGGTAGTAAACAGTCCTGGCTCTCATTCAAATATGAACGCCTCCCGATGTTTTGCTTTAAGTGTGGTCGTTTCGTGCATGAGCAAGGCAGCTGCCAAGAAAGAGGAGCAGATAACCACACCTTTGATCAGTATGGCCAGTGGCTCCGTGCAACCCACCTTCACTCGAAGTTTCAGCACAACAGAAGGTATGGTGGACTCAAGGAGAAGGAACCAAGTGGTTCAACTTGGAGTGGGAGCCAAGAGGAAGGAGATGACTACAGTGGCTTCTGTGGTGTGTCCACGTCAAAGCCAGGGAGTGAGCCACCTAACCTGGTAGAATCAACAGAAGCATTGGAAGTCAACCTTGGCCATACCGAAGGAAACTTACCCAAGGAGGACCAAGGGACCTCAGTCACGGACAACCCTGCACATGATAAAGGACACAAGACTTTCCCTACGCACGAAAGGCCAGCATCGTGGCAGGAAAGGCTCTCACAGGACCCTACTACGCTTCACCCTCAGGTTTTGTTCCCACACTCTTTGGCCTCTAGTTATGACGTTGTAATGCTGGCTACAGAGGCCCCTGGCCCTACTTCCATACGTAAGGAAAATGGTGGAGTCCCTTTCACTGAGACCTGCTTTGAAAATTTAGAGAACTCCTCTAACAGTCCAGTAAAAGGAAAAACTTGGAAAAGGAAGGCAAGGGCTTTGCCAACCCCACTCTCAGATGTCACAAACATAATACAGCAGCCTTCCTCCTATAACAATTCTAAGAGATCCCTGAGACAAAGATTTAGTACTAGAGCCGATGGAAagtgtaaaaaacaaaaaactcaaGCCCCTTTTGAGTCAG TTCAGGAGCTTCACCTCTTGGTGAAAGCAAAGCAGCCCCATTTAGTCTTTCTCACAGAGACTAAGTGCAACAATGTCAGGTTGGACAGAATCAAGCTTGCGTTGGGATATGAAAATTGTTTCTCTGTTAATAGTAAGGGGAAAAGTGGAGAATTAGCACTCTTATGGAAAGACTCAGTCAAGGTGGAGGTGATTAATTATACCACTTGGCACATTTCTGCTCTCATAACATCCCCCATTGACAACACACAGTGGCAACTCACAGGATTTTATGGCCACCCAAACTCAGCTAAAAGGCCGGAGAGCTGGCACCTTTTGAGAGGCCTTAAACCAACTGGAAACTTGCCTTGGCTATGCCTAGGGGATTTTAACGAAATCACACACCAAAGTGAAAAGGTGGGTGCTGCAAACAGACCATACAGACAGATGGTCCAGTTTAGGAACTCTTTGTCTTTTTGCAAATTGTATGACCTTGGCTTCCATGGAGACAAGTTCACATGGTCGAACAATAGGGAGGGTGATCAATTCACAAAGGAGCGGCTGGATAGGGCCTGTGGAAACAACTTCTGGATCAAATTGTTTGCAAACCATACAGTGTCACACCTAGACTGTACCCAATCAGACCACAAGGCACTCCTAGTGCAAACAGCAGACTTAAACAGCATGGGAAAAAAGGGGAGGGTGTTCAGATTTGAATCAGCCTGGACTAAGGAGATGGAGTGTGAGGAGATAATTAAAAAGGTATGGAGACTCTCCAGTGGCCCTAGCATACTCCACAGAACTCTGCAAGATCTCAACCAATGCCAAGGAAAACTCAAGATTTGGAGCAGAAACAAGCAAAGGGATCAAAGGAAAGCATTGAAAAACAAAACTGAACTACTCAAGATTTTACAGGAGAGGAACCAGGGAGAGTTGTCTGAGGAGATCAAGAAGGTTAATCAAAGCATCAACTGCATTATGGATGCTGAGAACCTCAAGAGGCAGCAAAGAGCAAAACAAGCATGGCTTAAAAATGGCGACAGAAACACAAAATTCTTCCACCAGTGCTCGAGCCAAAGGAAAAGGACTAATTCCATACTCAGGATTCAAACTAAATCTGGCCTCTCCACTCAGGACCCTCAAACCATTTGCCAAACCTTGCTCGAGTTCTTCACAGACCTGTTCACATCATCTCATCCTTCAGGCATTGATAACTGCCTAAGTCCCCTGCAAAAGATCATTACAGATGACATGTTTACCTTCCTCTCTGCAGTTTTTACAGAAATTGAAGTTAAAGAGGCAGTTTTTAGCATGAATCCACTCGGATCCCCTGGGCCTGATGGTTTCCCTGCCTTGTTTTTTCAGAAATACTGGGACACAGTGGGTAGCAATGTCACTAAGGCATCTCTTGAGGTCCTAAATGGAGGCAAGTGGAACAACACTCTCAATGAGACTCTGATAGCTCTCATTCCAAAGAAGCACAACCCCAGCCTGGTAACAGACTTCAGACCAATTAGTTTATGCAATGTTCTTTACAAGATCATTGCAAAAACCTTGGCTAATAGGCTTAAGAAAATCCTCCCTGCCATCATATCCCCTACTCAGGCAGCTTTTGTACCTGGAAGGCTCATAACAGACAATATCATTGTAGCTTTCGAGGCCTTACACACCATGAAGGCTAGGTTAAAGGGAAGTGAGGGGTATATGGCTTTAAAACTTGACATGAGCAAAGCCTATGACAGAATAGAGTGGGCTTTTCTGAGATCTGTCATGCTAAAGATGGGGTTCCCAGTTAAGTGGAtcgagttggtgatgaagtgtgTCTCAGCAGTATCTTACTCTCTCATTGTGAATGGGGAGCCTCAACCTCTTTTCTGGCCTACCAGAGGCTTAAGGCAGGGCGACCCCATCTCTCCCTACTTGTTTATCTTATGCTCGGAAGCTCTAAGCTGCCTGCTAAACCATGCTGAAAAGACACACCTGATCACTGGCCTACCTATCAGGAAAAACCACCTGCATAttaaccatttgttttttgcagatgactccCTACTGTTTTGCAAGGCTAACTCAATTGAGTGGAGTCAATTGCACTCTCTTTTGGCATCCTATGAGAGAGCCTCTGGTCAGAGGCTTAACAAAGACAAGACATCCATTTTCTTCAGCTCAAACACTAGAGAACAGACCAAGGAGATTGTTACAAGTATTGCTGGAATTCGGGGAACCAGCTCCTATGAGAAGTACCTGGGACTACCAGCACTAGTAGGAAGGGGCAGATACCAGTCCTTCAAAGGAATTCTGGACAGAGTTCAAACAAAGCTGAACAGCTGGAAGACCAAGCTACTTTCTCAGGCAGGCAAGGAAACCTTAATTAAGGCTGTCATTCAGGCTATCCCAACCTACAGCATGGGCATTTTCAAGCTTCCAAGGCAGCTTCTCATCGAGTTAAACAAGCAAGTTAGAGGGTTCTGGTGGGGCCAACAGGAAAAAGAACATAAAATCCACTGGGTCTCATGGAAACAGATGATCAAGTCTAAAAGGTCAGGAGGCTTTGGTATGAGGgattttgagttcttcaataGAGCCCTCCTTgctaagcaagggtggaggatcATCTCATCTCCTAGCTCTCTTGCTGCCAGGGTTTTCAAGGAAAAGTATTTCAAGTGCAGTACCTTCCTGGATGTGAAGAAGGGAAGCAATTCCTCATTCCTTTGGCAGAGTTTCATCTCTGCTAGATCTCTCCTGAAGGAAGGGCTTGTGTGGCGTGTTGGGGATGGACAATCTATAGAATTATGGAATGACAAGTGGTTCCCTCAACCGACATCTTATAAGCCACAAAGCTCAATCAGGTTCCTGCCCGCAGACACTAAGGTGGCCATGCTTATTGACAAGACCACTAACCAATGGAACTACCAACTGGTTGAAGCTGTCTTAGATAGTACAGATGCTGAATGTGTCAAAAGGATTCCCCTAAGCCCCTACCCCACTCCAGATAAGTTGCTGTGGAGAGGCACTAGTACTGGAGTCTTCACTGTCAAGTCAGCATATTTTTTGCTGTTGGAGCTGGAGAAGCAGAAGCAAGGCCAGTCCTCTGTGGCTGTGGAAGAGGACACGGTTTGGTCATCCATTTGGCAACTCGGTGTCCCAATGGCAACCAAGAACTTCCTCTGGAGGGCCTGCCTGGAAGCCATCCCCACCAGGGCCAGACTTCTACATAAGAGTGTTGTTGATGAGGATTCCTGTCCCATTTGCAGGATCCACCCCGAGACAGCATTACATGCCCTTTGGGAATGTCCCTCTGCCCAGGATGTGTGGAGCCAGTGCAATAGGAGGATCCAAAAGGCTAGTTTCCCCTGCCACTTATTCAAGTCTCTGCTAGAAGCGTGCCTTAAAACCTTTGATGAGGAAGAGTTGGTGGAGTTTGGGCTCACGGCTTGGAAGATTTGGAAAAGAAGGAATGAAGTGGTCTTTAGCAATACTCTCTCCCACCCAAGCTCAATCAACCAAAGTGTCAAGCTTCTCATAACAGACCTTGATCAAGCACACCAACCTGCCAGACAGTGCTCCCCCCCATCTAGTGTTCTCCTAGCGTGGGAGGCTCCACCACAGGAGAAGCTGAAAACTAACTGGGACGCAGGCTTAGATAAAGCAAGTTGTAAGGTTGGTGTGGGGGCAGTTGTTAGGAACTGGGAGGGAAAGGTTCTAGCCACAATGAGAATGAACCATTCTCTCTACCCTGACCCCTTTCTAGCTGAGGCTTATGCTGCTCACCAAGCAGCTCTCTTCCTCAAGTCTATGGGTTGGCGGGATGTGATCATGGAGGGTGACTCCCTGCAAGTAGTCAACTATCTAAATTCCAAGGAAGCAGCAGACTCTTATGCAGGTGTGCTGATCAAAGCTACAAGAGTAACCTTGGACTCCTTTGCCGTGTGGACTGCGAACCATGTAAAGAGGACTTGTAATTCAGTGGCTCACGCTTTGTGTCAAGATGCTTTGAGCATCAGTGATAGCATTACTACAGTAGATGTTATCCCCTTTTGTATTCGACACTTATTGTTATGA